The Apium graveolens cultivar Ventura chromosome 6, ASM990537v1, whole genome shotgun sequence genome contains a region encoding:
- the LOC141665462 gene encoding uncharacterized protein LOC141665462 — protein sequence MDKTWILQDRDSLAFEMGVENFLIYAEENSEDRNKIPCPCGRCANFKKFSIKTIRGHIYDNGFCLGYVHWVWHGETASTGPKSSSANCPPEEQAPDPPPEQASDEASEQDQEHVAASETIDVCEAVYNSSQYDNDSYQFRRFVADAEQPLYEGSDCTKLESMLKLHNWKSRFGITDSALTNLLSFVGSLLPKDNVLPSNAYEAKKTLSNLGLEYIKFHSCLNDCVLYRGVHADATKCPKCRLSRWKLTKKGEERINLPAKVMWYFPIIPRFKRMFKSPSTAELMCWHAQQRTQDGKMRHPADSPSWKNIDYRWPSFGSEPRNLRLTLSADGVNPHNNGLSNRYSCWSVILVTYNLPPWLCMKRKFMMLSILVPGPHEPGNNIDIYLQPMIDDLKKLWKEGEPNMYDAYNKSFFTLKAVLMWTINDFLAYGNLSGCVNKGYKCCPVCGDDTVAKYLTYSRKMCYQGHRRYLPLHHPYRRQKATFNGQQEFGQPRRTLSGEEVLAEQEQIKFEFGKKIKKAKKVESPWKKKSVFFELEYWKFHHVRHCIDGIHVEKNVCDSLIGTLLNMRHKTKDSAGARRDMMEMGVRSDLAPQVGVKKTYLSPSPFTLSKAEKGLSCHH from the coding sequence atggataagacatggatTTTGCAAGATAGGGATTCTTTAGCATTTGAAATGGGGGTGGAAAACTTCTTGATATATGCTGAAGAAAATTCTGAAGATCGTAACAAAATTCCTTGCCCTTGTGGACGATGcgccaattttaaaaaattctctaTAAAAACAATCAGGGGCCATATCTATGACAATGGCTTTTGTCTAGGTTATGTGCATTGGGTTTGGCACGGGGAGACTGCTTCTACGGGTCCTAAATCTTCAAGTGCTAATTGTCCACCTGAAGAGCAAGCTCCAGACCCACCTCCTGAGCAAGCCTCTGATGAAGCGTCAGAGCAAGATCAGGAGCATGTCGCTGCTTCGGAAACTATTGATGTTTGTGAAGCGGTATATAACTCGAGTCAATATGATAATGATTCATATCAGTTTAGGAGGTTCGTAGCCGATGCTGAGCAACCTCTATATGAGGGTAGTGACTGTACTAAGTTAGAGTCGATGTTGAAGTTGCATAACTGGAAATCTAGGTTTGGTATTACCGATAGTGCCTTAACTAACCTCCTTTCTTTTGTTGGGTCTCTACTTCCCAAAGATAATGTGTTACCTAGTAATGCATATGAAGCAAAAAAAACCCTCTCCAATTTAGGTCTAGAGTATATAAAGTTCCATTCATGTCTGAATGACTGTGTACTGTACAGGGGTGTACATGCTGATGCAACCAAGTGTCCTAAGTGTCGACTTTCTCGGTGGAAGTTGACAAAGAAAGGTGAAGAGAGGATTAATCTTCCAGCCAAAGTCATGTGGTATTTTCCAATAATTCCTAGATTTAAACGTATGTTTAAATCTCCTTCCACCGCTGAACTAATGTGTTGGCATGCGCAACAGCGGACACAAGATGGTAAAATGCGACATCCAGCCGACTCTCCATCTTGGAAAAATATAGATTATAGGTGGCCATCCTTTGGTAGTGAACCGAGAAACCTTCGCTTGACTTTATCGGCGGATGGTGTAAACCCGCACAATAATGGCCTATCTAATAGATATAGTTGTTGGTCAGTCATATTGGTGACTTACAATCTTCCTCCCTGGTTATGTATGAAAAGAAAATTTATGATGTTGTCGATATTGGTCCCTGGCCCGCATGAGCCTGGTAATAACATCGACATCTACTTACAACCGATGATTGATGATTTAAAAAAGCTTTGGAAGGAAGGGGAACCAAATATGTATGACGCGtataacaaatcatttttcactttaaaagcaGTTTTAATGTGGACGATAAATGACTTTCTTGCTTACGGAAATTTATCTGGCTGCGTTAATAAGGGTTATAAGTGTTGTCCAGTTTGTGGAGATGACACCGTAGCTAAATATTTGACTTATAGTAGGAAAATGTGCTACCAAGGGCATCGTCGATATTTGCCTCTACATCATCCTTATAGAAGGCAGAAGGCTACTTTTAATGGACAACAAGAGTTTGGGCAGCCGCGTCGAACCCTATCCGGAGAAGAAGTGTTAGCAGAGCAAGAacaaatcaaatttgaatttggGAAGAAAATAAAGAAGGCAAAGAAGGTTGAAAGTCCATGGAAGAAAAAGTCAGTATTTTTCGAGTTAGAATACTGGAAATTTCACCATGTTAGGCACTGTATTGATGGCATACATGTCGAGAAGAATGTATGTGATAGTCTGATTGGCACATTACTAAATATGCGCCATAAGACAAAGGATAGTGCGGGAGCCCGTCGTGATATGATGGAAATGGGCGTTAGATCTGATTTGGCTCCCCAAGTAGGAGTAAAGAAAACCTATTTGTCTCCTTCTCCCTTTACTTTGTCAAAGGCAGAAAAAGGACTTTCTTGTCATCATTAA